The sequence below is a genomic window from Blastococcus sp. Marseille-P5729.
CCGCACCCGCGCCAGCGCCAATGCCGACCTGGATCGCATCGACCGGCAGCGCCAGTTCCTCTCGGCACTGCTCTCGAAGGCCTCCAGCCCGGGCACGCTCGCCAACCCGCTGCGCTCGGTCCCACTCGCGCTGAAGTCGACCGGGACGCTGATCGTGGACGACGGATGCCACCTCTGGCACCTGGGCAGCATGGGTATGGCGATGGGCTCGGGCGAACTGGTCACGACGACGGTCCCGATCGCCAGCACCCCGACGACCGACATCGGCTCGGTGGTCGTCTGGGACGAGGACGCAGCGATCGCGTTCTTCGATGCCCTGCGCGCCGACCAGCCCATTCCGGCGGAGCTGATCACCGGCGGCTGATGCGGGGTTAGGGTGACCGCATGTCCGAGCGGTACGTCACACCCCCGCACCTGAGCCCCGACGAGTTCCGCCGTCAGGGTCACGCCGTCATCGACTGGATCGCCGACTACTGGCAGCGCGTCGGGGAGCAGCCCGTGCTGTCTCAGCTCAGCCCGGGGTCGGTCCGTGACCGTCTGCCCACCGAGGCACCGATGAACGGGGAGGCCTTCGAGGCGCTGCTCTCCGACCTCGACGACGTGGTGCTACCCGGTCTCACGCACTGGCAGCACCCCCGGTTCTTCGCCTACTTCCCGGCGAATTCCTCTCCTGCCGCCGTCCTCGGCGACCTGATCTCCAGCGGCATCGGCGCACAAGGAATGCTCTGGTCGACCTCGCCTGCGGTCACCGAGCTCGAGCAGCGCGTCACCGACTGGCTCAGTGCGGCGATCGGCCTGGGCGCGTGGTCGCGCAACGACGGCCGCGGCGGCGGTGTCATCCAGGACACCGCCTCGACTGCGACCATGACCGCGCTGCTCGCGGCATTGCATCGCGCGACGGCCGGCCGGGCACGCGACGCCGGGGTGCAGGACGGCAAGGCGTATGCGGTCTACGCATCGACCGAGGCGCATTCGTCGCTGCTGAAGGCCGCCATGATGACCGGCATCGGGTATCAGAACGTACGCCAGATACCGGTTGACCCCCGTACGCAGCAGATGGACACGACGGCGCTGCGGACGGCGATAGAACGTGACGTCGCCGAGGGCATCTGCCCGGTGATGGTGGTGTCCGCGGTCGGAACCACAGCCACCTGCGCGATCGACGACACCTTGGCCATCGGCCGGATCACAGCCGAGCACGGGATCTGGCTGCATGTCGACGCGGCGTTCGCCGGAGTGGCGGCCGTCTGCCCGGAGCATCGCCGAGTCCTCGCGGGGGTGGACGAGTACGCCGACTCGCTGGTCACCAACCCGCACAAGTGGCTGCTGACCTCCTTTGACTGCTCGGCGTTCTGGGTGCGCAACCGATCCGCGCTGACCGGCGCGCTCAGCATCCTGCCCGAGTATCTCCGCAACGCCGCGACCGCCAGCGGAGACGTGGTCGACTACCGGGACTGGCACCCCCAGCTCGGCCGCCGGTTCCGCTCGCTGAAGCTCTGGGCGGTGATGCGCACCTACGGCATCACCGGTCTGCAGGCGCACATCCGCTCCGGCATCGCGATGGCCGAGCAGCTCGAGACCCTGATCTTGCAGGACGACCGTTTCGAGCTGGTCCTCCCCCGCGCGCTGAGCCTGGTCTGCTTCGCCTTGAAGGACGCCGACCGTACCGAGCAGCTCATGAACGCCGTCAACGCCTCGGGCGTGGCGTACCTCACCCACACCAGGCTCCAGGGACGGTTCGTCATCCGGGCTAGCATCGGCGGAGTATGGACGACGCCGGCCGACATCGATCACACCTGGCAGGCCATCCAGCAGACTGTCGATCAGCTGCTCGAGACGGAGGCGTGATGGACCGGCGCACGTGGGATGTGGTCGTCGTGGGCGGCGGAGCAGCCGGTCTCAGCACGGCCTTGGTGCTCGCCCAGGCCAACCGTCAGGTGCTCGTGGTCGACGGTGGACGTCCGCGCAACCGGTTCGACGACCACATGCACGGTTATATCTCCCGCGACGGGACCGATCCCGCCGAGCTGCTCGCGATGGGACGCGAGGAGGTGGCGCGCTTCGGCGGGGAGATTCGTAGCGGCACCGTGACGCGGGCCGAGCGCCGGGAGGAGGACGGCGGGTGGCCGCGGTTCACCCTCACCGTCGACGACGGCACCGTACTCGAGGCCCGGCGCGTCGTCCTGGCGACCGGCCTGACCGATGCGCTGCCCGCCATCGACGGCATCGAGCCGTTCTGGGGAAAGGAAGTCTTTCACTGCCCCTACTGTCACGGCGTGCAGATCCGCGCCGGCGCGGTGGTCGGGGTCGTGGGGTGCGGTGCCGAGTCGGTGGCTGAGGCGCACCTGCTGCTGCAGTGGGCCGATCACGTCGTCCTGCTCACGAACGATTGCGTCGATCCGACACCGGACGACGAGGCGGGACTGCGGGCCCGGGGCATCGATCTGCACGCAGGACCGGTCCGGGCCGTGCGGGTCGAGGACGGACGGATCGCCGGCGTCCTCGTCGGTGATCAGACCCTCCCGATCGACGAGCTGCTCGTCTCGCCCTCGACCTGCCCGAATCGGGAGCTACTCGATCAGCTCGGCGTGAGCGTGGCCGACGAACCGGACGAGTGCGGGGTACAGGTCCCCTCGGACGACGGCGGTCTGACCGACGTCCGAGGCGTCTATGTGACCGGCAACCTGCGAGACTGCAACA
It includes:
- a CDS encoding pyridoxal-dependent decarboxylase, which translates into the protein MSERYVTPPHLSPDEFRRQGHAVIDWIADYWQRVGEQPVLSQLSPGSVRDRLPTEAPMNGEAFEALLSDLDDVVLPGLTHWQHPRFFAYFPANSSPAAVLGDLISSGIGAQGMLWSTSPAVTELEQRVTDWLSAAIGLGAWSRNDGRGGGVIQDTASTATMTALLAALHRATAGRARDAGVQDGKAYAVYASTEAHSSLLKAAMMTGIGYQNVRQIPVDPRTQQMDTTALRTAIERDVAEGICPVMVVSAVGTTATCAIDDTLAIGRITAEHGIWLHVDAAFAGVAAVCPEHRRVLAGVDEYADSLVTNPHKWLLTSFDCSAFWVRNRSALTGALSILPEYLRNAATASGDVVDYRDWHPQLGRRFRSLKLWAVMRTYGITGLQAHIRSGIAMAEQLETLILQDDRFELVLPRALSLVCFALKDADRTEQLMNAVNASGVAYLTHTRLQGRFVIRASIGGVWTTPADIDHTWQAIQQTVDQLLETEA
- a CDS encoding NAD(P)/FAD-dependent oxidoreductase gives rise to the protein MDRRTWDVVVVGGGAAGLSTALVLAQANRQVLVVDGGRPRNRFDDHMHGYISRDGTDPAELLAMGREEVARFGGEIRSGTVTRAERREEDGGWPRFTLTVDDGTVLEARRVVLATGLTDALPAIDGIEPFWGKEVFHCPYCHGVQIRAGAVVGVVGCGAESVAEAHLLLQWADHVVLLTNDCVDPTPDDEAGLRARGIDLHAGPVRAVRVEDGRIAGVLVGDQTLPIDELLVSPSTCPNRELLDQLGVSVADEPDECGVQVPSDDGGLTDVRGVYVTGNLRDCNIQVVDAVGHGVRAAIALSADLTAELVAEAIAGTKGL